The following are from one region of the Chromobacterium phragmitis genome:
- a CDS encoding copper chaperone PCu(A)C, giving the protein MKRFAAALFALCLSGLAAAHSFQLGAIHIGHPWSRAMPAASPTGGVYLSLENQGKTEDKLVSASTPRAERAELHTHVNDNGVMRMRKVEGGVAIAPGQTVKFAPGSYHVMLMGLKQPLKVGDRFPLTLNFEKAGKVDVQVVVQEGNDDHAH; this is encoded by the coding sequence ATGAAACGTTTCGCCGCCGCCTTGTTCGCTCTGTGCCTGTCCGGCCTGGCCGCCGCCCACTCCTTCCAGCTGGGCGCCATTCACATCGGCCATCCGTGGAGCCGCGCGATGCCGGCAGCCAGCCCGACCGGCGGCGTCTACCTGTCGCTGGAGAACCAGGGCAAGACCGAGGACAAGCTGGTGTCGGCCAGCACGCCGCGCGCCGAGCGCGCCGAGCTGCACACCCATGTCAACGACAACGGCGTGATGCGGATGCGCAAGGTGGAAGGCGGGGTGGCGATCGCGCCGGGCCAGACCGTCAAGTTCGCGCCGGGCAGCTACCACGTGATGCTGATGGGACTGAAGCAGCCGCTGAAGGTGGGCGACCGCTTCCCGCTGACGCTGAATTTCGAAAAGGCGGGCAAGGTGGATGTGCAGGTGGTGGTGCAGGAAGGCAACGACGACCACGCGCACTGA
- a CDS encoding AraC family ligand binding domain-containing protein, whose amino-acid sequence MPALSAERSELFRADDLGALECLDAQYAERTFPPHFHEQFVVNTLTLGAQSYRHRGGLHRAGVGALVLINPGEVHTGETAHENGWAYRGFYPGVDMIGGLAADLNGKAGLPYFRDTVVIDPGLARRLDSLHLLLRDSRDALRRESALAAVFSEVLVKYMRLRPDEQASAPGAVETVRQMLADDPAANHSLQQLAAAVGLSPWQLCRQFKRETGLPPVAWRNQLRVARAR is encoded by the coding sequence ATGCCCGCCCTTTCCGCCGAACGCTCCGAACTGTTCCGCGCCGACGACCTCGGCGCGCTGGAGTGCCTGGACGCGCAATACGCCGAGCGGACCTTCCCGCCCCATTTCCACGAGCAGTTCGTCGTCAACACGCTGACCCTGGGCGCGCAGTCCTACCGCCACCGCGGCGGCCTGCACCGCGCCGGCGTCGGCGCGCTGGTGCTGATCAATCCCGGCGAGGTGCACACCGGCGAAACCGCCCACGAAAACGGCTGGGCCTATCGCGGCTTCTATCCCGGCGTCGACATGATAGGCGGCCTGGCCGCCGACCTGAACGGTAAGGCGGGCCTGCCCTATTTCCGCGACACCGTGGTGATCGACCCCGGCCTGGCGCGCCGGCTGGACAGCCTGCACCTGCTGCTGCGCGACAGCCGCGACGCGCTGCGGCGCGAATCGGCGCTGGCCGCGGTGTTCAGCGAGGTGTTGGTCAAATACATGCGGCTGCGCCCGGACGAGCAGGCATCCGCCCCCGGCGCCGTGGAAACCGTCAGGCAGATGCTGGCCGACGATCCCGCCGCCAACCACTCGCTGCAGCAACTGGCGGCGGCCGTCGGCCTGTCGCCCTGGCAGCTGTGCCGCCAGTTCAAGCGCGAGACCGGTCTGCCGCCGGTGGCCTGGCGCAACCAGCTGCGGGTGGCGCGCGCCCGCTGA
- a CDS encoding SelT/SelW/SelH family protein: MHPSDTSAALPRVVIHYCTGCRWLLRAGWLAQELLTTFEKELSEVALRPGSGGVFRVEVDGEPLWDRKRDDGFPELKVLKQRLRDRIAPDKPLGHSDRP, from the coding sequence ATGCATCCGTCCGACACTTCCGCCGCGCTTCCCCGCGTCGTCATTCATTATTGCACCGGCTGCCGTTGGCTATTGCGCGCCGGCTGGCTGGCGCAGGAGCTGCTGACCACCTTTGAGAAAGAGTTGTCGGAAGTGGCGCTGCGCCCCGGCAGCGGCGGCGTGTTCCGCGTCGAGGTGGACGGCGAGCCGTTGTGGGATCGCAAGCGGGATGATGGCTTTCCCGAGCTCAAAGTCCTCAAGCAGCGGTTGCGCGACCGCATCGCCCCGGACAAGCCGCTGGGGCACAGCGATCGTCCCTGA
- a CDS encoding MarC family NAAT transporter: MFKTLSLQFLFGGLLSLITITNPLSKIPLFITLTREMSDMRRESQAKRACVFAGAIMLVSLLAGNLIMAAFGISYGALRIAGGFVVAVLGYRMLFLSQDPGQAPKQSGEREDYAFFPLAMPGISGPGTIAVVIGISTEIAELATLPAKAIAFFMTFTAIGLTCAGMWLTLKSSLLISERLGRGGREVMTRLMGFLLICIGVQFVGSGIRTFMAGS; the protein is encoded by the coding sequence ATGTTCAAAACCCTGTCGCTGCAATTCCTGTTTGGCGGTCTGCTCAGCCTGATCACCATCACCAACCCCCTGTCCAAGATTCCGCTGTTCATCACGCTGACCCGCGAAATGAGCGACATGCGCCGCGAATCCCAGGCCAAGCGCGCCTGCGTGTTCGCCGGCGCCATCATGCTGGTGAGCCTGCTGGCCGGCAACCTGATCATGGCCGCCTTCGGCATTTCCTACGGCGCGCTGCGCATCGCCGGCGGCTTCGTGGTGGCGGTGCTGGGCTACCGCATGCTGTTCCTGTCGCAGGACCCCGGCCAGGCGCCCAAACAGTCCGGCGAGCGCGAGGACTACGCCTTCTTCCCGCTGGCCATGCCCGGCATCAGCGGCCCCGGCACCATCGCGGTGGTGATCGGCATCTCCACCGAAATCGCCGAACTGGCCACGCTGCCGGCCAAGGCGATCGCCTTCTTCATGACCTTTACCGCCATCGGCCTGACCTGCGCCGGCATGTGGCTGACGCTGAAGTCGTCGCTGCTGATCTCGGAGCGGCTGGGCCGCGGCGGCCGCGAGGTGATGACCCGGCTGATGGGCTTCCTGCTGATCTGCATCGGCGTGCAATTCGTCGGCTCCGGCATCCGCACCTTCATGGCCGGCTCCTGA